From a single Pelmatolapia mariae isolate MD_Pm_ZW linkage group LG20, Pm_UMD_F_2, whole genome shotgun sequence genomic region:
- the rap1aa gene encoding RAP1A, member of RAS oncogene family a, translated as MREYKLVVLGSGGVGKSALTVQFVQGIFVEKYDPTIEDSYRKQVEVDGQQCMLEILDTAGTEQFTAMRDLYMKNGQGFALVYSITAQSTFNDLQDLREQILRVKDTEDVPMILVGNKCDLEDERVVGKEQGQNLARQWNNCAFLETSAKSKINVNEIFYDLVRQINRKTPMEKKKTKKKSSCTLL; from the exons ATGCGCGAGTACAAGCTTGTGGTGCTGGGGTCGGGAGGCGTGGGAAAGTCTGCACTG ACAGTCCAATTTGTGCAAGGCATTTTTGTGGAGAAGTATGACCCCACAATAGAAGACTCCTACAGAAAG CAAGTCGAGGTCGATGGGCAGCAATGTATGCTTGAAATCCtggacacagctggaact GAACAGTTCACGGCCATGAGGGACCTGTACATGAAGAATGGCCAGGGCTTTGCTTTGGTGTACTCCATTACAGCGCAGTCGACATTTAACGACCTGCAGGACCTCCGGGAGCAGATCCTGCGAGTAAAGGACACAGAGGAT GTTCCCATGATCCTGGTGGGAAACAAGTGTGACCTGGAGGATGAGCGTGTGGTCGGGAAGGAGCAGGGTCAGAACCTGGCCCGTCAGTGGAACAACTGTGCCTTTTTAGAGACTTCAGCTAAATCAAAGATCAACGTTAATGAG ATTTTCTATGATCTGGTACGACAGATCAACAGAAAAACACCGatggaaaagaagaagacaaaaaagaagTCAAGTTGCACACTGCTCTAA